Within the Pedosphaera parvula Ellin514 genome, the region GAATTCAAAACACCCCAACACTTATCCAACTACTTCGCCTCAACAGCCTTCTCAGGTTGAGCAACCATCCATTCAAAGGAAATCTTCACTTCGTCACCGGTTTTGATCAATCCCAAGCCTATTGAAGGTGCTGGTGGTTTCACCTGGTAGTCGGTCATCTTGAGCGGAATAGTGCCAACCACTTTAAGCTTCGTCTTATCCACATTCTCGATCGTCACCGGCAATGCAATCGTGTTGGTAACTCCATGCACCACCAACTGTCCCTTGGTATCGAACTGCAGCGGGCTGCCTGCGGCATGCGGCTCCTTAAACGTCATTTCGGTCAGGTGATATTGAATTTTTGGGTACGTCTTCTCATCCATCGCCTGCTGCATCACTTCATCCATTCCGCTCTTGCCACTCTTTACCGAGTGAACTGGAATCGACGCCTCCACATGCGCATTGACTTTCCCAGCCTTCAAACCAGCCGACGACGCCTGTGAAGAATCCAGCACCACATCCTTGGGAAACTCCATGTAACCGCCGATAATCTGTCCATCCATCGTCCAATCATGGATGGTCGATGTCCCGGCAATCTGAACCTTGCTCCCCGGTCGCCCAAGATAACGCACCATTTCCTCGGCGCTCGCAGACGCAGCTAAAACCAGGACCGCACCCGCCATGGCCGCAACACTCGAAATTCCGAAAGATGACATTTTCATTTGATCAGCAAAATTAAATTTTCAGCTATTTATAAGACGTTTAACGCATATTGGCCATTCAGCCATCACTTAAATCTGAAACCAGTCCTTCCCGAACTCAATCTTCTGCCCTTTGGTAATGGCCTCGTTCGCCTTGATCACCGCCATGGTCGCCTCAAAACCTTCCTGATATCCGGCTGCCGGCTTGCGACTCTTCGACAACCCGGCCAGATAATCCCGCAAGCCATCGGTCGTGTCGCCAAAGTTGGAAACGAAATCCTCCACGCCGGTTGCCACCACGTTGCTATTCTTCACGAAGGCTTCCAACGCAAAGTGCAACGGTGTGTCGGTATACGGCGCGACTTCTTCGTTCGTCTTCTGCAAAGCCACCAGCTTCGTTGCATTCGCCACCAGTGCTATGCCCGTCTCCTGATAGAACTGATCCTTGCGCGCATACACTTCCCAACCCAACAGCGGCGAGTCAGGTTCCTTGAACATCCATGCCTTGTTCCCACGCATCATGATCGTCGCATCCGTCCCGTAAATCATATCGTAATCAGCATCAAACGAGCTCGCCAGCGTGCAATCGTAGCTGAAATTTACACTGCCCGGAAACTGAAACAAACTCTGGATCGTGTCCGCCACATCCCGCCCATCGTTCCAATTCAAAAT harbors:
- a CDS encoding YceI family protein, with the protein product MKMSSFGISSVAAMAGAVLVLAASASAEEMVRYLGRPGSKVQIAGTSTIHDWTMDGQIIGGYMEFPKDVVLDSSQASSAGLKAGKVNAHVEASIPVHSVKSGKSGMDEVMQQAMDEKTYPKIQYHLTEMTFKEPHAAGSPLQFDTKGQLVVHGVTNTIALPVTIENVDKTKLKVVGTIPLKMTDYQVKPPAPSIGLGLIKTGDEVKISFEWMVAQPEKAVEAK